DNA from Candidatus Thermoplasmatota archaeon:
TTTTACTTTGGAAGTACGCGGATGTGCCTGATAAAAAATTTGAAAATACCCCGGTCTGGAAGCACATGTATTTCATGCTGATCGCTATGCAAGTTGGTTTTTGCTTGTTCTACCTACTCTAAAGGTTGCGTTTTCTAGCTACCTTCATTCCAAAAGCTATCCCTATAATGAGACAGTCTCAAACCTTTCAGATAAGAGCCGAGTTTTTGCACTGCTTTACCCCTATGCGAACATCTGTTTTTTTCTTTAATGCTCATTTCAGCAAATGTTTTCTTCTTGCCATTTGGAATGAATATAGGGTCGTAGCCAAAGCCGCCATGACCTTTAGCGCAGGTTGATATTTCACCTTTACAAACACCAGTAAATATCTTTTTAGAATTCCCCATTTTCAATCCAATTACAGACCTAAACTCTGCGTACCTATCTTTTTTTCCTTTGAGCAGTTTAAGAATGCCGTCACAGCCAAGAGTTTTGAAAACAAACGAAGAATAAACTCCGGGAAAGTTATTCAGCGCTCTGATAAAGAGGCCTGCATCTTCAATAATGAAAGGTTCAAGTAGGGCTATAGTTCTAAGTGCAGCTTTTACTACTTCTTCTGGAGAATCTGCTTGGAGCTCAGGATAACTAAGAGCCTTTTGTACCACTACCACGCCTAACTTCTCTAACTCGTTTTTTACTTCTCTGAACTTGTTTAGGTTTGAGGTAACGAAATAGAGCGTCAAGTATACCTACCTCGCGCTGCAATCTCATGCATCTTCTTTATTACAAGCTCTGCATGCTTGTAGTTCTTTTTATAAGCCTCTAGAACCCATTTAAACGAATGCTCAACCTCAGAATGAGCGCTTTTGAACGCTTCAAGTAGCACCTTCAAATCTACACCCTGCGCCTCTAACTCTTTGCTCTTTTCGCCAAGCCCGAAATCAATAAAAAATATTTTTTTATTAAAAAGAATCATATTTGAGGTAGTCAAATCGCCATGAATAATTCCGTTAGAATGAAGTTTCGCAACCGCTTCACCAATTTTTGAACAGATAAATTCTCTTTTTTTATCATCAATATTATCAAGAATATCTTTTACCCGCTCGCCTTGAAGATATTCCATTATTATCAAGCACTCATCAGAATCTATTTCGTAGATAATAGGAGTGCAAACAGCATATTTCTTTACCTCGCTAATAAGTCTTGACTCTGATTTAGTTCTACTTTTTCTTAATTTATCATCTATTTTCTTATTCCTGTAGAGTTTAGGCACACGCCACTTAGCAATTGCTTTCTTATTGAGCCAAGTGGTAAGATGAATTTCTGCTTCTGCACCGCGCTTAAGGAGCATGAGTTTATAATCAAATTATAAAGATATAAAAGCTGTTTTTTTAAAATAGAAGGATATTCCTCGAAATTAGCAACATACCTAGATAATAGCCCTTATTTTGTTATTGTCGATATAAAATTAAAAAATAATAAGACCCAATAATCTATTTCTGCCCAACGGGAGATTTACTTCGGCAGCTATCTCAGGCGTTGTGTTGATACCTTGATGCGTACGAACAAAATTATACACTATTCTTCTTAGTTCTGTAAAAGCTTCTCCCATTGGTTCACTTTTGAATCTTCTTGTCGCCCTATATCTCTGTTTGAAATCTTCGTTGTGTCTCTCTGTAGAGTTGTTATATGTTCTAAACCATATTTTTTGCAGGCAATGGGAACGCCAAATATCAGTTTCGCATATCTATAGAACCAATGTTTAAAACCAATTCTATATCCTTCGAACTTATCTGAAACAAAAGTTATCAATTCTCTTTTGTCAGAGGTTTTTATCTTCCTCTTCTCTCAATCTATCTTTGACTTGCTCGCCTATTTTATCGTATAGTTTTTTTAAAGTGCTCTCTGCACTTTTCTTTAGTTCTATGTTCTGTAAATGTGACAGCAAGGTTGTACTTGGTTTTACTATCTATGGAGTTAATCGGACGGTAACTCTTGCCCTTTACCTTAACATGAACTTCATCAGTATGTATTCTTCCCTTTACCTTTGGCTTTAGTTTTCTCTCAAATTTAGAGAGAAGCTCTGCATATTTTCTTACCCAATACAAAATAGTGCTGTCGTAGAGATAGTAGCCCTCATGCTGATAAACATAATCTCTTATTTTACTGAGTGATAATCCATCAGCGTGCAAATGGAGAGCCTTAGCTATGATCTCCTTTGGATAAGTCATTCCCTCAAAACCATCGTGCTCTATAAAATATTTCTCGCATCTATTGCACCAGTATTGCTGTTTTGTTGTATATTTATAGAGTCCTGTAAAATAAGTGTGAGTAAGCATTTCAAGAACCGGTGGATGAGAAAATGGGGCTGGGACTATGTTGAGCTGAGGGAAGCGATAAAAAATGCGTACAAACTTGATAAAGTTGGTAAGAGGAAATATGAAGTATATGTAAGAAAAAAGGGCTGAAGAAGCTTATTTTTGTTTACTATCATGAATTTGATACTGTGTTTATAATAACCGGTACCGAGGTGGGAAAATGAAAAAAGAGAAAGCTGTCAAGAAGTGCAAGGGGTATAATATTAAGAATACCCTCTGATCTCGAAAAATGTTTACATCTAAAAGGAGATGAAAGTGTTGCGTTAAGCAAGGTGGGAAACAAGATTGTGGTAGAGATTAGTTGATCGTTTTAATCAAATAAAGATATAAAAGCTGTCTCACAACTCTTCTAACAATGATATATACATATCCAAAAGCAGATTTCTCGGATCTCATACCTGTCACAACAATAACAGACAGAAACACTACACCTACACAGTCCCAGATTTATCTCCAGGCACAACGTATTACTTCAAAATCAAGGTTGTAGATAATGTTAATCTATCTACCTACTCTACACAAATAAGTGCAACAACTTCGGCACCGCCAAAGGAGGAGCTGAACTGGCTTTTGATCGATGGAATAATCGGGATAATTGTAATAATAGCTGTGATAGTAGCTGTAGGGGCTATGGTTAAGAAAAAGGAAACAGTAAAATAATCTTAAATCACCTGGCTAGTTTAAAACTATTTGAGTAAATGTTTTTATCTGATAAGCTAGGTCTTCATAAGCTGGCTTCTTCGCTCTGTCTGTATATAAAACTCCAAAATGATATTCTATATCTCCGCCACCACCACTATTAGAATCAATTAACTCATACCAATTCGCTAGAATTATTTTATTTGTATGGTTGCGATTATGAGCTTTTACTTTATCCTTAACTATTGGTAAGGCAGTATTAATGAAAGCTTGTTGTTGCGGTTCTGCATGCCCTATCACATACGTGGAGTAGCCTGTCTCCATTATCGCACCCTCTTTACCGTAACAAGGATCTGTAGGATTGGTAATACGATTTATTAATGCATCTAAGGGATACCAATCATCGTAGCCTGTTGCAGTCCAAGTGCCTGGGTAATGATCTATCCCTATAATATCAATAGATTCTTTTGCATTACTCAGCCAATTATTCAAATCGTCTTCCCAGCCGAGAGTATTGCATAATATATTCACAATGCTCTTATAGTTACTATCATACAAAGCTAATCCTCTGTTCGCGTAGTAAAACAACTTCCAGTCATCTTCCGCCGCTATAGGGTCAGCAGTTGGATGGTTTGCTTCATTCCATAACTGATAATAATAAATTCTATCGCCGTATAAGGAAGCTACTTTAGCACAATATTCCTCAAACTCTTCAAAAAATTTCGTTTTATTACTATTATATAAATCTACAGACCATTGTGGATACCGATATAGAATCACAAGCACGTCTAAGCCGTAGGTGCGCGCTGCGTTTATATATTCATTATACCAATTTATCATTGACTCGTTCCAATTATTGTTAGTGGGTTCCAAATCATACCAACAGAAATCTGTTCTAACAAATCTACAACCTAAGTTCGCAATATATTCAAAAGCTTCGCATGCTTTCGTAATATTATAGCATGCATCTGGCGCCTCTGGGTGCAGATTACAGCCCCACACTAACGGCTCTATATAAATAAGATACCCATTACCGCACACTACGCTAAAGTTACTTATATTTACTGCTCTAGGATGGACAATAAATCTTTGTTTCTCAGTCGACCAATACGCTACTGCTTTACAGTCTGGAATATTCTTTGCCAATGTTTCTGCATCTAGAGTAGTTTCATTAAACCAGCCTATAGAATTCCAACCTAGCGTTAAATTTACTTTCACATTTATAATTGCTGTTCCCTCCACACTAAACGTTGCATTGCTGGTTAAGTACACAAAATAGCCAATACCGAGCTCAAGCCTGAAATTATTACCCTCAGCACCTTTTGCGTAAATATCCAAAACTTGTGAACTAGAATTCCATCTACCAATATGTGTACAATTTGGTATTGCATCAGCTAGCTGAGCCGCGTTTTTATAACTTGTATTTAAAGGTAAATTAATGAAATTCCAGCCTTCGATTAGAATAAATGTAAAATTTTTGATTTGGATATTTGCCTGGGTTTGTATTCTGTGGTTGCAAGTAGTTTGCCAACTGTTTGTAAACGAGATAAGTATGAAAGCGATAACCAACAGTTTTACTACTCTACTATCTATCATCTCCACCTCACATCTACGTCATCAGTTCTAAACCTCTGCTTTATTTCACTGTCCTCTATTTTCATTCTTATTCCACTTTTATACATCAGCAAACCTGTTAAGGCGATCATTGCACCGTTGTCTACACAGAATTGCGGCGCAGGTACAAAGAGCTTCGCGCCCCTTGATTTGCACATATCGTCAAGCATTTCCTGTAGTCTTTTATTACATGCAACACCGCCGCCTAAAAGAATCTCTTTTTTATCGAGGTGCGCCATTGCCCTCTCAGTAACTTCTGTAAGCATTGCAAAAGTTGTCTCCTGTAATGAATAACAAATATCTTCTAGCTTCTCAATATTAATTAGATGAAGTGCGGCTGTGAGTATACCGGAGAAGGCAACATCCATACCTTTAATAGAGTAAGGTAGATCTATAAGTTTAGTTCCTTTTTTAGCCTGTCTCTCAATTTCAGGTCCGCAAGGAAAAGGCAAGCCAACAATTCTGCCAAATTTGTCTAACAGGTTGCCAATACCTATATCTAAAGTCTCGCCAAATACACGATATTTTGAGTTAGAAAATGAAATTACTTGAGTATTGCCTCCAGAGACATATAGCAAAACAGGATCTCTACATTTAGTTAAACTTCTGCCAATCTCTAAATGCGCTATACAATGATTCACACCAATTATTGGTATTTTCAAGCTCAGCGAAAGAGCTCTTGCAGCAGTAGCTACTGTTCTTAGGCAAGGTCCTAAGCCAGGACCTTGTGAAAAAGCAACTAACTCTAGCTCTTTAATATCAACGTCTGCTTTTTTCAGAGCTTCTTGCAATACAGGCAGGATATTTTTTGCATGCGCATTTGCAGCTTCACGAGGATGAATACCATCTTTTGGAATGTATACTTTAGAAACATTAGCTAATATTTTTCTAGCTTCTGTAATCCCTATTCCAACTGTATGTGCAGTCCCCTCAATTCCTAAACACAGCACTTTTCTCGATATAAAAATTGTTTTTCTATTTAAATAATATTTCTAAATGTAAAGTAAAGCAACATTTGCAACGTTTTTATAAGCTGAGGGGCGTTTCACTCCCCAGCCCCTCAATACGACGACAGCTAAAGCTAAGGCATCGCATCGCCCCTTAAACCCAGGGGAGATTGAAGAAACCTCCGAGTGAATTTGTCGCTCCAGAGGCAACCTTTGGGTAAATCATATTCATTTATAAGCCCCTTGGGTGAATAGCCCCCATCACCGTAAGTAAAAATCTCTGTTTCGGAGCTAATGTTGCAGATGTCCCCTGACTTTACACTAAAAGAGAAGTGGCGTTTCGCATAAAATATATATCCACTGGAGGGTATATTATATAACGCGCTATACAAAGAAGGTTGATACGCTATGAAAAAAAGAACTAAGAAGATAATAGCCATAGTCTTAGTGATTGTTATCGTGGGCGTTGGTGTATGGGCTTTGTGGCCTAAAGCTTACGAAAAAGGTGTTGCAAGCATAGATGACCTTCTAGGCTCTGCATCAGCACGAAGAATTGAGAACATGCCTGTTTTAGTAACTGCTCACGAGCCATATCTTGCACTTATAGCTACACCTATTGCGCTGTACTACGAGGGTCAAACTCAAAAAGGTTCTCCTTTACTAGTAGTTCGTCCTAATGAGCCTTCAAGAGCTGTAATTAGATTTCTGAGTATGTATGGAAATCTTAGAGTAGCAACTCTTGGTGAAGTGCCTACAACTCTATCTTCTAATGAAAGGGGATGGGAAGAGCCTACTACCGCGACCATTGATAATTCTGGTATGGGATTCAAGGGCTCGCTTAAAGATATCTCACTCAACGTAGCGAAACATTTCTGGAGCCATAGCGATGGCGTCGTTATTGTAGAGCCGAACCATGAATCTTATAACAAAGCAATAGTAGTAGTGCCTTTTGCTTCCTATCTCAATATCCCTGTAATTGTAATCGATAAAATGGATTCTATTGTTGGAGACGCACTCAAAAGCTTGGGAGTTAAATATTCTATCGTATGCCAAGGCTCAAGCAATGTAGAAGGCTACGGTAAAACGAAAAGATTCGCAAGTGTAGAAGAAGCGCAGGATTGGATGATAAAAATCGTAAGGGAGCGGTTGGGTAGTGAAGTCAACTATATCACAATGGCAAACCCATTAGATATTTACGAAAAAGAAGTCACAGATAGTTTTGTGGCTGTGCCTAATACTACTGGAACTATAAAACATTCACCTGCAACTGCTTACCCTGGCAGACCTGAGCTTGGTGAAGGACCTTGTTTTCCAGTAAATATTCCTTATAAATATGCAAATGTAAAAGTCGAGTTAAGTTTAGATATTTCACGAGAAGATTGGGGCGATGACGCAGGCGCTAGAATATACGCCTTCTTCGGTGTCGATGTCGATGGCGACGGCGCTCTTGACGAAACAAAAGATAAAATCAAAGTATTCTGCGGTTCGCCAGCCTATAGCGTTGAAGGCTTAGACGGCGACCCGACTGGCGATGCAGACGCCACTAGTACACCACCAAATCCAATACCTACTTCAGATCGCCAGCCCAAATCAAAAGTTGCCAAACTCAACTTCGAATTCCCAATATTCAATGATATACAGCAACACGCAATTCAGCTGCTTGCGAAAATACCTACTGATAGCGATAGATGGCCTGGCGGAGACTGGAATGCAGAGTACACTCTAAAAGTAACTGTAGAAAAGTTAAATTCATATATTTATCCAAGATTAAAAGCTGCATCTTCTATTGCTGGTTATCTTACTGCCTATAGAAAAGGAGTTGTGCTTGCAAAACCAAGTTATATGATTTACAATGATACATATGTGACGATAGAGGATTCCAGCAACCCGGCTGCAAACTTAAACCTGATCGAGCATACAAATAGAAGGGTTGGCGAGGTAAAGAAAGATTTGAATCTTTTACTTGCCAGATTGCCAGATCCTGCAAACAGCATGCCAACAAATACCAATGAAGATATAATAGCACTTGCAAACTATTACTACCCACTAGACGAAGCAGGCACAGCTCTGAGACGCAACTTCACTTATATTGGTATAATAGCAGATCCGAGTATGATACCTCATTATTATTATCCTAGTAAAGGATTAGGACAAGACTCTATTGAAGGCTACCGCGTGCCAAGCGATAATATCTATGCCGATATAGATGCAGATTTAGAGCTGCCGCCTTTCGGATTGAATGGTGGCTATCCTCGTTTAGAGCTTGCAGATGGCAGATTAACAGGCTTCGATGTGCAAGATATTTCTGCATTACTTGCAAGAACTTTTTTCTATCAAGATATAATTAGAGATTTTAAGGGTGTATGGAATGGCAGGCATGAGCTTTCAGACCCAACACCACTCACTACAGTTGCGGAGTTATGGAAAGATTCTGCAGTAACCGCACTAGGCACTGAGCCGCCCGTCGGCCCTGCTGAGTCAGCTGCTCAAAAGTTAGGACAAATGTGGCAAGACTCTGGATTTGGCTGGCAAAATATGTGGCCTGAACAGTTTACAGGTTCGCAGGGAGCGCGCCAAAAGGCTGCACCTTATTACGGCTCCGCTAACTTCGTATTCATATGCGCTCATGGCTTCTATTACTGGTACGTTCCGCCAGCGATAAGATCTTTTGCACCCTATTTCGAAGTAAGTGCAGGTGGAGCTTTCGATGTAGCTCATGTCAGACTTATGAACTGGGGACCTTCAATTATATGGACTGATTCCTGCGTTACAGGCAGAATAGATGGCTTAGATCCTCGTAATTGTTTGAGCCATGCTTTCCTGCATGCGGGCTTTAATTGTTATTTAGGCGGTACTCGCAGTATGTGGGGCTCGCTTTTCTTTACACCTGATTCTACTTCAGGTGAAATGCTAGGTAGTTTGATGGCCCTTTACTGGTATGGTCATATGTGTGGATACATTTATGACAAAAGCAAATACCCAGTTCCGCCATTTACTGGTCCATGCGAGCCTAATGATTTACCTACTGGCGCAGCACTTATGCTCGCTAAAAACAAGTTTATAGTGAATCAGGGCACTGACGGCGGCGGAGCTAATGACGATACTTACGAAGAAGTGTTATTGCACGGCGACCCTGCATTCAATCCTTACGAGCCTAATCATGAAGGCGCCGAGTGAAGCAAAAGATTGACTTTTTAGTAATCAGCGCAGTATTTCCAATCCGTGATTACGCCATTTTTTATAAACTCGTCATTGTAAAAAGAGAAACCTCTTAGAAGGCATGATTAAAAGTAATAGTGGAATAGAAGTATTTAATAGTGTAGAATTTAATTATTTTTAGTAATGAGGGCAAGATGGCTTAGAGAGCGCAAAAGGGATTACTATTATAAAAAAGCGAAGCGTGAGGGATATAGGAGCAGAGCTGCTTACAAGCTCCTGCAGATTAATGAAAAGTACAAAGTAATAAAAGAAGGTAATGTAGTAATAGATCTAGGTGCAGCCCCCGGTGGCTGGAGTCAGGTGGCTAAAGAGTTTGTAGGCTCGAATGGGTTTGTGCTTGGAATAGATTTGAAAGAAATAGTACCTGTTGAAGGCGTAGAATTCATAAAAGGCGATATAACGCAAAAAGAAGTTATAGATAGTGTACTTGCATTTAGGAGAAGAGCTGATGTGGTAATCGCAGACTTAAGCCCTAGCATGTCAGGAACTTATTCTGTAGACCATATGCGCTCAGTCCATTTATGCGATTGCGCTCTAAGCTTCGCAGAAAAGATTTTAGAGCCTAAAGGCAATTTTGTGACTAAAATTTTCCAAGGCGAACTGCTAAAGGATTATATTAATAAACTAAAATCTAAATTTGAATTTGTGAAAATTTATGTTCCTGAAGCCAAGCGTAAAAGGAGTTCCGAAGTTTATCTAGTAGCGAAAGGATTTAAAGGCTAACTGTTCATCCAAGTCGTCGGTTGAGATACATAAACAAAATAACCGCTTCCAGATTCTACTACGAAATTACTAACATCTGCTGAATGAATTATAAATTGCTTTTTACACTATAAGACTACATAGGTGAAAATATATATCTTGAATTCTATATTTTATACGCAGGTTAAGGTTATGAAACTCAGAAAATTTTTAGAAGAAGATGTTGGCAAAGGTGATATAACCTCAGAAGCTCTGTTGAGCAATGAAAGAATAAGTGCGATAATTATTGCAAACGAACCTTGTGTACTTGCTGGCTTAGAAGAAGCTAAAAAATTACTTGAACTTGTAAATGTAGAAGTGAGATCTAAGTTCAGAGATGGCATGGTGGTTAAAAAAGGAAGCGCTGTCTTAGAATTTGAAGGTCTTGCAAAAGATATTTTAGCTGCTGAAAGAACAGCGCTCAATTTCTTAATGCGTATGTCAGGAATTGCAACTTTAACCAAAGCGCTAATTGATAAATGTAAGAAGATAAATCCAAATTTAATAATTGCAGGCACTAGGAAAACCACCCCAGGATTTAGATTTTATGAAAAGAAAGCTATACAGCTTGGAGGCGGTTGGGCGCATAGATACGGACTTTATGATAGAATTTTGGTTAAAGGAACTCATTTAAGAATTGTCGGAAGCGTTAGTGAGTGCATTAAACGTGCTAAGAAGCTGAGAAAAGAGATTGAGATAGAAGTGGAAAATATTGGGCAAGCTATTGAGGCTGCTAAATGCAATGCAGATATAATAATGCTTGACAACTTTTCACCAAGCAATGCAAGAAAAGCTTCAGAGGCAATAAGAAAAATAGATAAAAAAATCAAGATAGAAATTTCAGGTGGAATAACACCAAAGAACATTTTCAAGTATGCTACGTATGCGGATATTATTTCTTTAGGAATGTTAACGCATTCTGTGAGAGCTATTGGGTTCTCGATCAGAATTATTTAGTATCCGTACATTCTATAGACATCGTATCCTACAGCCACAAACAGCAAAATACCAAAAAATATTATCACATAGCCAAGAGAGGAATTACCGAGCAGAGTCATTATCCCGACATATAGTAATACTACCGCAACGAAAGCAACTAGTATCATTCCTGCAGTTGCTAATTTAAATCTGCGCCATTGGAGTCTCATTCTCTTTTTCTCTACCATAAAAACAAAAATAATCAGAAAGAGTAATAAAACTATTCCTCGCGCACTATTTTCATTTCATACACTTCAGAAGGTAACAGAGAGATGTAAAAATAAATAATTTCTTAGAACACCATCTCCCTAAGTCTCCTTATCCTTTCTTTTATCGGCGGATGCGTTGAAAAAATCGCAGAAAATCCGCTACCTCTAAAAGGATTGACTATGAAAAGTGACGAAGATGCAGGATTGCCGTACTGTAAAGGTCTTCTTCTATTGCCTGCTTCTAGCTTTTCAAGTGCGTTAGCCAGAGCCCATGGCTTCATTATGGTCTTTGCACCCACATAGTCAGCTTTATATTCTCTACCTCTTGAAATGGCAAGCTGGATGAGGATTGCAGCAATAGGCGCTGTAATTGCAGCTGCAAGCAAAATTAGAGGATTGACTTCTCTTCTACCGCGCCCAAAGAACATACTAAACCATACTGTACGAGCAATAATAGCAATAGCTCCTGCAATAGTAGCTGCTACGGTCATCACAAGTATATCCCTATCCTTTATATGAGCCATTTCATGCGCAACAACGCCTTCTAACTCTTCATCACTCAGCACATCAAGCATACCAGTTGTGCAAGCCACAACTGCTCTTTTAGGATTTCTGCCTGTAGCAAAAGCGTTGGGAGTATCAGTCTTCATAATACCTACCTTGGGCTTTGGTAAGTTTGCCTTTAGAGCAATATTGCTTACAATCTTATGCAGCTTAGGTTGCTCAGCCTCAGAAACTATTTTCACTCTATAGCAACGAAGCACAATTTTATCAGAGAAGAAATAAGCAAAAGCATTCATCAAGCCTGCAAGCACTAAAAATATACT
Protein-coding regions in this window:
- a CDS encoding M48 family metalloprotease, encoding MSLNSEGFIYQNNIIYIAMAGRARTLALFMLMFALFAVIGYLLGGYFIEGNWLLGTSIFLVLAGLMNAFAYFFSDKIVLRCYRVKIVSEAEQPKLHKIVSNIALKANLPKPKVGIMKTDTPNAFATGRNPKRAVVACTTGMLDVLSDEELEGVVAHEMAHIKDRDILVMTVAATIAGAIAIIARTVWFSMFFGRGRREVNPLILLAAAITAPIAAILIQLAISRGREYKADYVGAKTIMKPWALANALEKLEAGNRRRPLQYGNPASSSLFIVNPFRGSGFSAIFSTHPPIKERIRRLREMVF
- a CDS encoding RlmE family RNA methyltransferase; this translates as MRARWLRERKRDYYYKKAKREGYRSRAAYKLLQINEKYKVIKEGNVVIDLGAAPGGWSQVAKEFVGSNGFVLGIDLKEIVPVEGVEFIKGDITQKEVIDSVLAFRRRADVVIADLSPSMSGTYSVDHMRSVHLCDCALSFAEKILEPKGNFVTKIFQGELLKDYINKLKSKFEFVKIYVPEAKRKRSSEVYLVAKGFKG
- a CDS encoding bifunctional N(6)-L-threonylcarbamoyladenine synthase/serine/threonine protein kinase; this encodes MLCLGIEGTAHTVGIGITEARKILANVSKVYIPKDGIHPREAANAHAKNILPVLQEALKKADVDIKELELVAFSQGPGLGPCLRTVATAARALSLSLKIPIIGVNHCIAHLEIGRSLTKCRDPVLLYVSGGNTQVISFSNSKYRVFGETLDIGIGNLLDKFGRIVGLPFPCGPEIERQAKKGTKLIDLPYSIKGMDVAFSGILTAALHLINIEKLEDICYSLQETTFAMLTEVTERAMAHLDKKEILLGGGVACNKRLQEMLDDMCKSRGAKLFVPAPQFCVDNGAMIALTGLLMYKSGIRMKIEDSEIKQRFRTDDVDVRWR
- a CDS encoding XTP/dITP diphosphatase encodes the protein MTLYFVTSNLNKFREVKNELEKLGVVVVQKALSYPELQADSPEEVVKAALRTIALLEPFIIEDAGLFIRALNNFPGVYSSFVFKTLGCDGILKLLKGKKDRYAEFRSVIGLKMGNSKKIFTGVCKGEISTCAKGHGGFGYDPIFIPNGKKKTFAEMSIKEKNRCSHRGKAVQKLGSYLKGLRLSHYRDSFWNEGS
- a CDS encoding KEOPS complex kinase/ATPase Bud32, which encodes MLLKRGAEAEIHLTTWLNKKAIAKWRVPKLYRNKKIDDKLRKSRTKSESRLISEVKKYAVCTPIIYEIDSDECLIIMEYLQGERVKDILDNIDDKKREFICSKIGEAVAKLHSNGIIHGDLTTSNMILFNKKIFFIDFGLGEKSKELEAQGVDLKVLLEAFKSAHSEVEHSFKWVLEAYKKNYKHAELVIKKMHEIAARGRYT
- the nadC gene encoding carboxylating nicotinate-nucleotide diphosphorylase; this encodes MKLRKFLEEDVGKGDITSEALLSNERISAIIIANEPCVLAGLEEAKKLLELVNVEVRSKFRDGMVVKKGSAVLEFEGLAKDILAAERTALNFLMRMSGIATLTKALIDKCKKINPNLIIAGTRKTTPGFRFYEKKAIQLGGGWAHRYGLYDRILVKGTHLRIVGSVSECIKRAKKLRKEIEIEVENIGQAIEAAKCNADIIMLDNFSPSNARKASEAIRKIDKKIKIEISGGITPKNIFKYATYADIISLGMLTHSVRAIGFSIRII
- a CDS encoding family 1 glycosylhydrolase, with amino-acid sequence MIDSRVVKLLVIAFILISFTNSWQTTCNHRIQTQANIQIKNFTFILIEGWNFINLPLNTSYKNAAQLADAIPNCTHIGRWNSSSQVLDIYAKGAEGNNFRLELGIGYFVYLTSNATFSVEGTAIINVKVNLTLGWNSIGWFNETTLDAETLAKNIPDCKAVAYWSTEKQRFIVHPRAVNISNFSVVCGNGYLIYIEPLVWGCNLHPEAPDACYNITKACEAFEYIANLGCRFVRTDFCWYDLEPTNNNWNESMINWYNEYINAARTYGLDVLVILYRYPQWSVDLYNSNKTKFFEEFEEYCAKVASLYGDRIYYYQLWNEANHPTADPIAAEDDWKLFYYANRGLALYDSNYKSIVNILCNTLGWEDDLNNWLSNAKESIDIIGIDHYPGTWTATGYDDWYPLDALINRITNPTDPCYGKEGAIMETGYSTYVIGHAEPQQQAFINTALPIVKDKVKAHNRNHTNKIILANWYELIDSNSGGGGDIEYHFGVLYTDRAKKPAYEDLAYQIKTFTQIVLN